One stretch of Microbacterium terrae DNA includes these proteins:
- a CDS encoding DUF3105 domain-containing protein → MTPTSQRPSDKRASGNPATQATINLTVKQQREQKKQEKLAEYQRQLAKRRRGKIVWWTVGITATLLVVALIVASIVFAPQPRERGDSDASAITGVETFEHTANHVDGDVAYEQTPPAGGDHNAIWLNCGVYTEPVPNVNAVHSLEHGAVWVTYDPAQVSEGDIAALDAKLPSTYTILSPYEGMDTPIAVSAWNAQLKVDSADDERIDEFITAFWQSTNAPEPGAACSGGLDAAGKQ, encoded by the coding sequence ATGACCCCGACATCACAGCGCCCGTCCGACAAGCGCGCGAGCGGCAACCCCGCCACGCAGGCCACGATCAACCTGACCGTCAAGCAGCAGCGCGAGCAGAAGAAGCAGGAGAAGCTGGCCGAGTACCAGCGCCAGCTCGCCAAGCGCCGCCGCGGCAAGATCGTCTGGTGGACGGTCGGCATCACCGCCACGCTCCTCGTCGTCGCCCTCATCGTGGCGTCGATCGTCTTCGCACCGCAGCCGCGCGAGCGCGGCGACAGCGACGCCTCCGCCATCACCGGCGTCGAGACGTTCGAGCACACGGCGAACCACGTCGACGGCGACGTCGCGTACGAGCAGACGCCTCCCGCCGGCGGCGACCACAACGCGATCTGGCTGAACTGCGGCGTCTACACCGAGCCGGTTCCGAACGTGAACGCCGTGCACTCGCTCGAGCACGGCGCGGTGTGGGTGACCTACGACCCCGCCCAGGTGTCGGAGGGCGACATCGCCGCCCTCGACGCGAAGCTTCCGTCGACGTACACGATCCTCTCGCCGTACGAGGGCATGGACACCCCCATCGCCGTCAGCGCCTGGAACGCGCAGCTCAAGGTCGACTCGGCCGACGACGAGCGCATCGACGAGTTCATCACCGCGTTCTGGCAGAGCACCAACGCCCCCGAGCCGGGCGCCGCGTGCAGCGGCGGCCTCGACGCGGCCGGCAAGCAGTAG
- a CDS encoding multidrug effflux MFS transporter → MLDTSPVPTRNSENHPTPAAGEAHRSTATGAIRTLGPNPATAPIVLHPGDSISGRRRVLYIVLLGALTALGPFTIDLYLPAFPTLEADFQTTAAAIQLTLTGTMLGFALGQLIVGPLSDKVGRRVPLVSVTALHVVASIAASLAPTLELLSIARVFQGAGAAAGGVVAAAIVRDLFGGRRLVVMLSRLALVSGVAPVLAPLVGSALLLVMPWRGVFVVLAVYGAVMLISAILFIPETLPPARRHDKGATTVWQRYRSVFSDRVFIGVLIIGGMTFSGLFSYLSSSPFLFQGTYGFDPQQYGILFAVNSLGVVIGVQTASRLAARFGPQWVLAFSTAVLVAAASALIITDQLGLGLWGTIVPLFVFMTACGFTFPCVQVLALDRHGKAAGTAQSIIGATNFGVAGIISPLVGWIARDAGITATTMATVMVGCALIGVLSLWLIVRPRTVERLAP, encoded by the coding sequence GTGCTCGATACATCACCTGTCCCCACGCGCAACTCCGAGAACCACCCCACGCCCGCTGCCGGCGAGGCACACCGCTCCACGGCGACGGGGGCGATCCGCACGCTCGGGCCGAACCCGGCCACCGCGCCGATCGTGCTCCACCCCGGCGACTCCATCTCCGGTCGTCGCCGCGTGCTCTACATCGTGCTCCTGGGCGCGCTCACCGCGCTCGGCCCCTTCACGATCGACCTCTACCTGCCGGCGTTCCCCACGCTCGAGGCCGACTTCCAGACGACGGCCGCCGCCATCCAGCTCACCCTCACCGGCACGATGCTCGGCTTCGCGCTCGGTCAGCTGATCGTCGGGCCGCTCTCCGACAAGGTCGGGCGCCGTGTGCCCCTGGTCTCGGTGACCGCGCTGCACGTGGTCGCGAGCATCGCGGCATCCCTCGCTCCGACGCTCGAGCTCCTCTCGATCGCCCGGGTGTTCCAGGGCGCGGGCGCCGCTGCCGGCGGCGTCGTGGCCGCCGCGATCGTGCGCGACCTGTTCGGCGGCCGACGACTCGTGGTGATGCTCTCGCGCCTCGCGCTCGTCTCGGGCGTCGCCCCGGTGCTCGCGCCGCTCGTCGGCTCGGCGCTCCTGCTGGTCATGCCCTGGCGTGGCGTCTTCGTCGTGCTCGCCGTGTACGGCGCGGTCATGCTCATCTCGGCGATCCTCTTCATCCCCGAGACGCTGCCGCCCGCCCGTCGCCACGACAAGGGCGCGACGACGGTGTGGCAGCGATACCGCAGCGTCTTCAGCGACCGTGTGTTCATCGGCGTGCTGATCATCGGCGGCATGACCTTCTCGGGCCTGTTCTCATACCTCTCGAGCTCGCCGTTCCTCTTCCAGGGCACATACGGATTCGACCCCCAGCAGTACGGCATCCTCTTCGCCGTGAACTCGCTCGGTGTGGTCATCGGCGTGCAGACGGCATCGCGACTTGCCGCACGATTCGGCCCGCAGTGGGTGCTGGCGTTCTCGACCGCGGTGCTCGTGGCCGCGGCATCCGCCCTCATCATCACCGACCAGCTGGGCCTCGGCCTGTGGGGCACGATCGTGCCGCTGTTCGTCTTCATGACCGCCTGCGGGTTCACCTTCCCGTGTGTGCAGGTGCTCGCGCTCGACCGCCACGGCAAGGCAGCGGGGACCGCGCAGTCGATCATCGGCGCGACCAACTTCGGTGTGGCGGGGATCATCTCTCCGCTCGTCGGCTGGATCGCCCGCGACGCCGGGATCACGGCCACCACGATGGCGACCGTGATGGTCGGCTGCGCCCTCATCGGCGTGCTCTCGCTCTGGCTGATCGTGCGCCCGCGCACGGTCGAGCGTCTCGCCCCCTGA
- a CDS encoding nitroreductase family deazaflavin-dependent oxidoreductase, producing MSRTVAVVRALVAPLTQTRVFRRVAPHVLPVLERILARLSGGRLQVSGILVPSLVLHTVGAKSGEPRDAVLMYTPDGHGRALVAGSNFAGERHPAWSANLLAHPDATISVRGRTMHVHATLLPDDEREQAWLAIERQWPRYRGYERASGRTVRVFRLQPVRSS from the coding sequence ATGTCCCGTACCGTCGCGGTCGTCCGGGCGCTGGTGGCGCCGCTCACGCAGACGCGCGTGTTCCGCCGCGTCGCGCCGCACGTGCTGCCTGTGCTCGAGCGCATCCTCGCGCGCCTCTCGGGCGGCAGGCTGCAGGTCAGCGGCATCCTCGTGCCGTCGCTCGTGCTCCACACGGTCGGCGCGAAGTCCGGCGAGCCCCGCGACGCGGTGCTGATGTACACGCCGGACGGGCACGGCCGGGCGCTCGTCGCCGGCTCGAACTTCGCCGGCGAGAGGCATCCGGCGTGGTCCGCGAACCTCCTCGCGCATCCCGACGCGACGATCTCGGTCCGCGGTCGCACGATGCACGTGCACGCCACGCTCCTCCCCGACGACGAGCGCGAACAGGCGTGGCTCGCGATCGAGCGCCAGTGGCCGCGCTACCGCGGCTACGAGCGCGCGTCGGGTCGCACCGTGCGGGTGTTCCGGCTGCAGCCGGTGCGCTCGTCCTGA
- a CDS encoding phosphatase PAP2 family protein, translating into MDTAQQSHRRRTIALMLGAGAVLVLLACLLGAWILARGDEPFAVDSWWNSLLVEVSSPVLAGFALVMDRIGGGWIGVLAVPIGGALALILLRRPWSAAYFLAASAVSAALVQVLKHLFGRVRPEEIIVVSDYGSYPSGHVANAATIAVAAVVIFPRAWVAVVGAAWVVLMAFSRTYVHAHWLSDTLGGAILGAGAALLVAAAFEVVLAKERGERTDAARSAPG; encoded by the coding sequence ATGGACACGGCACAGCAGTCGCACCGACGGCGCACGATCGCGCTGATGCTGGGTGCGGGAGCTGTGCTCGTGCTGCTGGCCTGCCTTCTCGGCGCCTGGATCCTCGCCCGTGGCGACGAGCCGTTCGCCGTCGACAGCTGGTGGAACTCGCTCCTGGTCGAGGTGTCGTCGCCGGTGCTCGCGGGGTTCGCACTCGTGATGGACCGGATCGGCGGCGGCTGGATCGGCGTGCTCGCGGTGCCGATCGGCGGCGCCCTTGCCCTCATCCTGCTTCGGCGCCCCTGGTCGGCGGCGTACTTCCTCGCTGCCTCGGCGGTGTCGGCCGCGCTCGTGCAGGTGCTCAAGCACCTGTTCGGCCGGGTGCGCCCGGAGGAGATCATCGTGGTGTCGGACTACGGCTCGTACCCGTCGGGGCACGTGGCGAACGCCGCGACGATCGCGGTGGCCGCGGTGGTGATCTTCCCGCGGGCGTGGGTGGCGGTCGTCGGCGCCGCGTGGGTCGTGCTGATGGCCTTCAGCCGCACCTACGTGCACGCGCACTGGCTGAGCGACACCCTGGGCGGGGCGATCCTCGGCGCGGGTGCAGCGCTGCTTGTCGCGGCGGCGTTCGAGGTCGTGCTCGCGAAGGAGCGCGGCGAGCGGACGGATGCCGCCCGCTCGGCCCCTGGCTAG
- a CDS encoding helicase HerA-like domain-containing protein, which produces MTAPTTPDPAVAAAEAELARLRAEAEAAEALLKAAQARAALAAAEAAAAKAKAGGAPAGEVPVVEPVEAVEPRPSAAAPVESPPAAAPVESPPAASVAGPLDADQVAAVVKGYAFEGLTVDVGALVNGDPVPDAQVRIPIAMMNRHGLVAGATGTGKTRTLQGLAEQLAAKGVPVFAADIKGDLSGVATPGESSDKLLARTRAIGQDWKPEASVTEYFALGGVGKGVPVRATVSGFGPLLLSKVLGLNETQESSLGLVFHYADKAGLALVDLSDLRAVLSFLTSDEGKPELKSLGGLSSATAGVILRELITFADQGADVFFGEPEFEVADFLRVAADGRGVISLLEVPGVIDKPALFSTFLMYLLAELFEILPEVGDADKPKLVFFFDEAHLLFKDASKEFLSAIVQTVRLIRSKGVGVFFVTQTPKDVPSDVLAQLGSRVQHALRAFTPDDAKALRATVGTYPKSGYDLERVLQELGTGEAIVTVMSEKGAPTPVAWTRLRAPQGLMSPTPEPQIHAAVKASPLLAKYGTAIDRESAREVLTARMNAATAADAAEQAALDKAKVDADLAKQQAAIDKQQATAERKAQQEYERLLKKTAGTSRTPRSGAAAKSPIEQVLNSKSTQTILNGVIRGIFGTGRR; this is translated from the coding sequence ATGACTGCGCCGACGACGCCCGATCCCGCTGTTGCCGCCGCCGAAGCCGAACTCGCGCGGCTGCGGGCAGAGGCGGAGGCTGCCGAGGCGCTGCTGAAGGCGGCGCAGGCTCGGGCCGCGCTCGCCGCCGCCGAGGCGGCCGCGGCGAAGGCCAAGGCCGGGGGTGCGCCCGCGGGCGAGGTTCCGGTCGTCGAGCCTGTCGAGGCTGTCGAGCCGCGGCCCTCGGCCGCTGCGCCCGTCGAGTCGCCTCCCGCCGCGGCACCGGTCGAGTCGCCTCCCGCAGCGTCCGTCGCGGGGCCGCTCGACGCCGACCAGGTCGCGGCAGTCGTGAAGGGCTACGCCTTCGAGGGGCTGACGGTCGACGTCGGTGCCCTCGTCAACGGCGACCCGGTCCCCGACGCGCAGGTGCGCATCCCGATCGCGATGATGAACCGTCACGGTCTCGTCGCAGGGGCGACGGGAACCGGCAAGACGCGCACGCTGCAGGGGCTCGCCGAGCAGCTCGCCGCCAAGGGCGTGCCCGTGTTCGCCGCCGACATCAAGGGCGACCTCTCCGGTGTGGCGACGCCGGGCGAGTCGAGCGACAAGCTCCTCGCGCGCACCCGCGCCATCGGGCAGGACTGGAAGCCCGAGGCATCCGTCACCGAGTACTTCGCTCTGGGCGGCGTCGGCAAAGGCGTGCCGGTACGGGCGACGGTGTCGGGGTTCGGGCCGCTGCTGCTGAGCAAGGTGCTCGGGCTCAACGAGACCCAGGAGTCGAGCCTCGGGCTGGTGTTCCACTACGCGGACAAGGCGGGGCTCGCGCTCGTCGACCTGTCGGACCTGCGTGCCGTGCTCAGCTTCCTCACCAGCGACGAGGGCAAGCCCGAGCTGAAGTCGCTGGGCGGGCTGTCGTCGGCGACCGCGGGCGTGATCCTGCGCGAGCTCATCACCTTCGCCGACCAGGGCGCCGACGTGTTCTTCGGAGAGCCCGAGTTCGAGGTCGCCGACTTCCTGCGGGTGGCCGCCGACGGACGCGGGGTGATCAGCCTGCTCGAGGTGCCGGGCGTGATCGACAAGCCGGCGCTCTTCTCGACGTTCCTCATGTACCTGCTCGCCGAGCTGTTCGAGATCCTCCCCGAGGTCGGCGACGCCGACAAGCCGAAGCTCGTGTTCTTCTTCGACGAGGCCCACCTGCTGTTCAAGGATGCGTCGAAGGAGTTCCTCTCGGCGATCGTGCAGACCGTCCGCCTCATCCGGTCGAAGGGCGTGGGCGTGTTCTTCGTGACCCAGACGCCCAAGGACGTGCCGAGCGACGTGCTCGCCCAGCTCGGCTCGCGCGTGCAGCATGCGCTCCGCGCGTTCACCCCCGACGACGCCAAGGCGCTCCGGGCCACCGTCGGCACCTACCCGAAGTCCGGCTACGACCTCGAGCGGGTGCTGCAGGAGCTCGGCACCGGCGAAGCGATCGTCACGGTGATGAGCGAGAAGGGCGCGCCGACCCCCGTGGCCTGGACGCGGCTGCGCGCGCCGCAGGGACTCATGTCGCCCACGCCCGAACCGCAGATCCATGCCGCGGTGAAGGCCTCGCCCCTTCTGGCGAAGTACGGCACGGCGATCGACCGTGAGTCGGCGCGCGAAGTGCTGACGGCGCGGATGAACGCGGCGACGGCGGCGGATGCTGCTGAGCAGGCGGCGCTCGACAAGGCCAAGGTCGACGCCGACCTCGCCAAGCAGCAGGCGGCGATCGACAAGCAGCAGGCGACCGCCGAGAGGAAGGCGCAGCAGGAGTACGAGCGGCTGCTCAAGAAGACGGCAGGCACGTCGCGCACGCCGCGCTCGGGTGCGGCGGCGAAGTCGCCGATCGAGCAGGTGCTGAACTCGAAGTCGACCCAGACCATCCTCAACGGCGTGATCCGGGGCATCTTCGGCACCGGACGCCGCTGA
- a CDS encoding DUF305 domain-containing protein, which yields MRRTVLAVALAAALTAAGAGIAVVLWSAGAEDPADVVATASGSPTAEPVSASDFCYVEAMIFYRVEAEELATVVLAADGVDDDVRDFAEKVAAAQATELEGLRERYVEWVPARPLEQTDDGACSGHGEHASMPGIPTRTQRGELSAADGAAAEDLFLELIAGLNAGVQDLAAQTLDAPSHPLVAESARRTLDEAVAEAAVIAQLRG from the coding sequence GTGCGCAGGACCGTCCTCGCCGTCGCGCTGGCGGCGGCGCTCACCGCCGCGGGCGCCGGGATCGCCGTCGTGCTGTGGTCGGCCGGCGCCGAGGATCCCGCCGACGTCGTGGCGACGGCATCCGGATCTCCCACCGCCGAGCCCGTGTCGGCGTCGGACTTCTGCTACGTCGAGGCGATGATCTTCTACCGCGTCGAAGCAGAGGAGCTGGCGACCGTCGTGCTGGCGGCGGACGGCGTGGACGACGACGTGCGCGACTTCGCCGAGAAGGTCGCGGCTGCCCAGGCGACCGAGCTCGAGGGCCTGCGCGAACGGTACGTCGAGTGGGTGCCGGCGCGCCCGCTGGAGCAGACCGACGACGGAGCGTGCTCCGGTCACGGCGAGCACGCCTCGATGCCGGGCATCCCCACGCGTACTCAGCGCGGCGAGCTGTCGGCCGCGGACGGCGCGGCAGCCGAGGATCTGTTCCTCGAGCTGATCGCCGGACTGAACGCCGGCGTGCAGGATCTCGCCGCGCAGACGCTCGATGCACCGTCGCACCCGCTCGTCGCGGAGTCGGCACGACGCACCCTCGACGAGGCAGTGGCCGAAGCCGCGGTGATCGCGCAGCTGCGCGGCTGA
- a CDS encoding FdhF/YdeP family oxidoreductase, giving the protein MAKRPPTTDIDEARVRVTGTEKVAVGVPAVLHALQIAHEQMGVARSVQTLMRVNQKDGFDCPGCAWPEEDKRHVAEFCENGAKAVAEEATLRRVGPEFFAAHSVDELRGHDDWWLGQQGRLTHPMLLEEGASHYRPVAWDDALRLVAGELSALDDPDQAVFYTSGRTSNEAAFLYQLLVRGFGTNNLPDCSNMCHESSGSALTETIGIGKGTVSIDDIHEADLLIVAGQNPGTNHPRMLSALEKAKQRGATIIAVNPLPEAGLMRFENPQTVRGVAFGGTKLADEFVQIRLGGDQALFQAIGKHLLEAGDDVLDHEFIAEHTSGFEEYRKAMTDAPWREFVAATGLPEKTLRRVGEAVRISKATIVCWAMGLTQHKHSVATLRDVVNVLLLQGNIGRPGAGVCPVRGHSNVQGDRTVGIYEKPSEAFLAALDSEFAFTAPRAHGFDTVEAIRAMRDGRVGVFLGMGGNFVSATPDTAVVEAGMARVGLTVHVSTKLNRSHVVTGRRALILPTLGRTDRDRRGGREQRVTVEDSMGAVHSSRGRLAPPSEELLSEVAIVARLCALLFGGAADAASINHGVSRAEEMRRAEDETAVPGPPPVTSPPPPSASGSTDGVDSWQNSAHAGDVDRGQAERPAAEQASEADPAAVRHPSTAPQADWAALEADYALIRSHIERVIPGFDDYEERIDKGRTLHLPNGPRDARRFATVDGKARFTVNPLEYPVIPRGRLLLQTLRSHDQYNTTIYGKDDRYRGIHGGRRVVLANARDIAELGFVEGDVVDLVSEWTGVDGEIQERRAEGFRLVPYSTPRGNAAAYYPETNVLVPLDSVADVSGTPTSKSVMVRLERR; this is encoded by the coding sequence ATGGCGAAGCGGCCCCCGACCACCGACATCGACGAAGCGCGGGTGCGCGTCACCGGCACGGAGAAGGTCGCCGTCGGTGTGCCTGCCGTGCTGCATGCGCTGCAGATCGCGCACGAGCAGATGGGCGTCGCGCGGTCGGTCCAGACGCTCATGCGCGTCAACCAGAAGGACGGCTTCGACTGCCCGGGCTGCGCCTGGCCAGAGGAAGACAAGCGGCACGTCGCGGAGTTCTGCGAGAACGGGGCGAAGGCCGTCGCTGAGGAGGCCACCCTGCGTCGCGTGGGCCCGGAGTTCTTCGCGGCGCACTCCGTCGACGAGCTGCGCGGGCACGACGACTGGTGGCTCGGCCAGCAGGGCAGGCTGACGCATCCGATGCTCCTCGAGGAGGGGGCATCCCACTACCGTCCCGTCGCGTGGGACGACGCGCTGCGTCTCGTCGCCGGCGAGCTGTCGGCGCTCGACGACCCGGACCAGGCGGTGTTCTACACCTCGGGCCGAACGTCGAACGAGGCGGCGTTCCTGTACCAGCTGCTGGTGCGCGGGTTCGGCACCAACAACCTGCCGGACTGCTCGAACATGTGCCACGAGTCGTCGGGTTCGGCCCTCACCGAGACCATCGGCATCGGCAAGGGAACGGTGTCGATCGACGACATCCACGAGGCCGACCTGCTGATCGTGGCGGGGCAGAACCCGGGCACGAATCACCCGCGCATGCTGTCGGCGCTCGAGAAGGCGAAGCAGCGCGGAGCGACGATCATCGCGGTAAACCCGCTTCCCGAGGCGGGGCTGATGCGGTTCGAGAACCCGCAGACGGTGCGCGGGGTGGCGTTCGGCGGCACCAAGCTCGCCGACGAGTTCGTGCAGATCCGTCTCGGCGGCGACCAGGCGCTGTTCCAGGCCATCGGCAAGCACCTGCTCGAGGCCGGCGACGACGTGCTCGACCACGAGTTCATCGCGGAGCACACGAGCGGCTTCGAGGAGTATCGGAAGGCGATGACGGATGCGCCGTGGCGCGAGTTCGTCGCGGCGACAGGCCTTCCCGAGAAGACCCTGCGGCGCGTGGGCGAGGCCGTGCGCATCTCGAAGGCGACGATCGTGTGCTGGGCGATGGGGCTCACCCAGCACAAGCACTCCGTGGCGACGCTCCGCGATGTCGTGAACGTGCTCCTGCTGCAGGGGAACATCGGCCGTCCGGGCGCCGGGGTGTGCCCGGTGCGCGGCCACTCGAACGTGCAGGGCGACCGTACGGTCGGCATCTACGAGAAGCCGTCCGAGGCGTTCCTCGCGGCGCTCGACTCCGAATTCGCGTTCACGGCGCCGCGTGCGCACGGCTTCGACACGGTCGAGGCGATCCGCGCGATGCGCGACGGGCGGGTGGGGGTGTTCCTCGGCATGGGCGGCAACTTCGTGTCGGCGACGCCCGACACCGCCGTCGTCGAGGCGGGCATGGCGCGCGTGGGGCTCACCGTGCACGTGTCGACCAAGCTCAACCGGTCGCACGTGGTCACGGGGCGCCGCGCGCTCATCCTGCCGACCCTGGGGCGCACCGACCGCGACCGGCGGGGCGGCCGCGAGCAGCGGGTCACGGTCGAGGATTCGATGGGCGCGGTCCACTCCTCGCGCGGGCGCCTCGCGCCGCCGTCGGAGGAGCTGCTCAGCGAGGTGGCCATCGTCGCGCGGCTGTGCGCGCTGCTGTTCGGCGGCGCGGCGGATGCTGCGTCGATCAACCACGGTGTGTCGCGCGCGGAGGAGATGAGGCGAGCGGAGGATGAAACTGCGGTCCCCGGTCCGCCGCCGGTCACATCACCTCCGCCCCCCAGCGCATCGGGGTCGACTGACGGGGTCGACTCCTGGCAGAACAGTGCGCACGCCGGCGACGTGGATCGCGGCCAGGCCGAGCGACCCGCCGCCGAGCAGGCGAGCGAAGCCGACCCGGCTGCGGTGAGGCATCCGTCGACCGCTCCGCAGGCGGACTGGGCCGCGCTCGAGGCGGACTACGCGCTGATCCGCTCGCACATCGAGCGGGTGATCCCCGGCTTCGACGACTATGAGGAGCGCATCGACAAGGGGCGCACCCTCCACCTGCCGAACGGACCCCGCGACGCCCGGCGGTTCGCGACGGTCGACGGGAAGGCGCGGTTCACCGTGAACCCGCTGGAGTATCCCGTGATCCCGCGCGGGCGGCTGCTGCTGCAGACGTTGCGGTCGCACGACCAGTACAACACCACGATCTATGGGAAGGACGACCGGTACCGCGGCATCCACGGCGGCCGCCGCGTCGTGCTCGCCAACGCTCGCGACATCGCCGAGCTCGGCTTCGTCGAAGGCGACGTGGTGGACCTGGTGTCGGAGTGGACCGGCGTCGACGGCGAGATCCAGGAGCGCCGGGCGGAGGGCTTCCGGCTCGTGCCGTACTCCACGCCGCGCGGCAATGCCGCCGCGTACTACCCCGAGACCAACGTGCTGGTGCCGCTGGACTCGGTAGCCGACGTCTCGGGCACGCCGACGTCGAAGTCGGTGATGGTGAGGTTGGAGCGGCGCTGA
- a CDS encoding MogA/MoaB family molybdenum cofactor biosynthesis protein encodes MSQRAAVITVSDRSAAGERVDASGPVAVAALRGRGFTCDDAVVVADGADSVERAISAEVLAGAKLVVTTGGTGVAPRDQTPEGTARVVTRVVPGIAEELRRRGAEEKPAALLSRGIAGVVDPYGALVVNLPGSPGAVADGMPVVLSVARHVIDQLGGGDH; translated from the coding sequence ATGAGCCAGCGCGCAGCCGTCATCACGGTCTCCGACCGGTCGGCCGCCGGCGAACGGGTCGACGCGAGCGGCCCGGTCGCTGTTGCAGCGCTGCGCGGGCGCGGGTTCACGTGCGACGACGCGGTCGTGGTCGCCGACGGGGCCGACAGCGTCGAACGGGCGATCTCGGCCGAGGTGCTCGCCGGTGCGAAGCTCGTCGTCACCACCGGCGGCACGGGCGTCGCCCCGCGCGATCAGACTCCCGAGGGCACCGCACGGGTCGTCACCCGCGTGGTGCCCGGCATCGCTGAGGAGCTCCGTCGACGCGGGGCCGAGGAGAAGCCCGCCGCGCTGCTCAGCCGGGGCATCGCCGGTGTCGTCGACCCGTACGGGGCGCTCGTGGTGAACCTGCCCGGCTCGCCCGGCGCCGTCGCCGACGGGATGCCGGTCGTGCTGTCGGTCGCGCGGCACGTGATCGACCAGCTCGGCGGAGGAGACCACTGA
- a CDS encoding molybdenum cofactor biosynthesis protein MoaE, producing MMSVRLAAISSKPLSLDAHLAAVDDPAMGAVTTFVGRVRDHDPDAAGAVVALEYSAHPDAEAALRAIAEQAVGETDAVVAVSHRVGRLGVGDAAVVIAVAAPHRAAAFEVCRTVIETIKTGLPVWKRQLEQDGTATWLGLGG from the coding sequence CTGATGTCGGTCCGACTCGCCGCGATCAGTTCCAAACCGCTCTCGCTCGACGCCCACCTCGCCGCCGTGGACGACCCGGCGATGGGTGCCGTCACGACGTTCGTCGGGCGCGTTCGCGATCACGATCCGGATGCCGCCGGGGCCGTCGTCGCGCTGGAGTACTCCGCGCATCCTGATGCGGAAGCAGCACTTCGGGCGATCGCGGAGCAGGCGGTCGGCGAGACGGATGCCGTCGTCGCCGTCTCGCACCGCGTCGGGAGGCTCGGCGTCGGCGACGCCGCCGTGGTGATCGCCGTAGCCGCACCGCATCGCGCCGCCGCGTTCGAGGTGTGCCGCACCGTCATCGAGACGATCAAGACCGGCCTCCCGGTGTGGAAGCGCCAGCTGGAGCAGGACGGCACCGCGACCTGGCTCGGCCTCGGGGGCTGA
- a CDS encoding MoaD/ThiS family protein, whose translation MAVVRYFAAAQEATGMDREHRGETTLGALRAAVAADHPGLGGILPRCAVLVGGSRVDDTAMLGADDLVDVLPPFAGG comes from the coding sequence ATGGCCGTCGTCCGCTACTTCGCTGCGGCGCAGGAGGCCACCGGCATGGACCGCGAGCACCGGGGCGAGACCACGCTCGGGGCGCTGCGCGCCGCCGTGGCCGCCGACCACCCGGGGCTCGGCGGCATCCTCCCCCGCTGCGCAGTGCTCGTCGGCGGATCGCGGGTCGACGATACGGCGATGCTCGGCGCCGACGACCTGGTCGACGTGCTGCCGCCGTTCGCCGGAGGCTGA
- a CDS encoding DUF6457 domain-containing protein — protein MSEQSRTLPPEALDAWAAALREHFDLRPDDVPIALILDLAREAAIGVARPAAPLSAFVAGLVAGRAGGTPDDTRAAAAAITELAASWEG, from the coding sequence ATGAGCGAGCAGTCCCGCACCCTCCCGCCGGAGGCGCTCGATGCCTGGGCAGCCGCCCTGCGCGAGCACTTCGATCTCCGCCCCGATGACGTGCCGATCGCGCTCATCCTCGACCTCGCGCGTGAAGCGGCCATCGGCGTCGCACGGCCGGCGGCTCCGCTCAGCGCCTTCGTCGCAGGACTGGTCGCCGGCAGGGCCGGCGGCACGCCCGACGACACCCGTGCCGCCGCGGCCGCGATCACCGAGCTCGCCGCGAGCTGGGAGGGCTGA
- the mobA gene encoding molybdenum cofactor guanylyltransferase, with amino-acid sequence MSPDEISERRSTGPRHPPNPSHPSLGAILLAGGRGTRVDGAAKPMFDVGGRTLLAAAVDAARRAGADPITVAAPLLDPALAVDWVREDPPFGGPVAAAVTALDAWAASGLAPAWTLLLACDLPTVDAAVARLVADMVLLPSDTDGLCLGDASSRPQWLIGVYRTAALQRAASDLPDGGRDASVRALVSELAIAVIAAPDALTRDVDTWEDLEEARARAAGVATEEHR; translated from the coding sequence ATGAGCCCGGACGAGATCTCCGAACGGCGGAGCACCGGACCACGGCATCCGCCGAATCCGTCGCATCCATCGCTCGGCGCGATCCTGCTCGCCGGCGGTCGCGGCACGCGCGTCGACGGCGCGGCCAAGCCCATGTTCGACGTCGGTGGCCGAACCCTCCTCGCGGCGGCAGTCGATGCCGCCCGACGTGCCGGAGCAGACCCGATCACCGTCGCCGCGCCCCTGCTCGACCCGGCCCTCGCCGTGGACTGGGTGCGCGAGGATCCGCCGTTCGGCGGTCCTGTCGCAGCCGCCGTCACGGCGCTCGACGCCTGGGCGGCGTCGGGGCTCGCGCCCGCGTGGACGCTGCTGCTCGCATGCGACCTCCCCACCGTCGACGCCGCCGTGGCGCGACTCGTTGCAGACATGGTGCTCCTCCCCTCCGACACCGATGGCCTCTGCCTCGGCGACGCATCGAGTCGGCCGCAGTGGCTGATCGGCGTGTACCGCACCGCCGCACTCCAGCGCGCGGCATCCGACCTCCCCGACGGCGGCCGCGACGCTTCCGTGCGCGCGCTCGTCTCCGAGCTGGCGATCGCCGTCATCGCCGCGCCCGACGCCCTCACGCGGGATGTCGACACGTGGGAGGATCTGGAAGAGGCGCGCGCACGCGCCGCCGGCGTCGCGACCGAGGAGCACCGATGA